In the Arachis ipaensis cultivar K30076 chromosome B04, Araip1.1, whole genome shotgun sequence genome, CAGTTGTAACAAATCACCTTGCTGAAATCTTTCTTCTGTTTCCTAGAGCTGCTTCCTTTGCTTCTTTCCTTGAGTtttaccattttcctgaattttttggcaaacaaaacaaattcattttTAGAAGAataatcactggattcatcatccagggggttagtGACATATGTGAAtgctattcctttcttttttgtatccttttttaaatatgtattttcaaatgcaagtaaatttcctctcaaatcatcatatgtcatggaatcaagaccactactctcagatattATCAATgcctttgtttcccactcttttgtgagacaccTCAAGACTCttctcacaagcacagattcaggatacttaatccccatagcatccaagctaacaatgatgatgttgaatctttcaaacatttcatctatggattctccttccttcattgagaacatttcatattctctgttcagcatgtctatcctggtcttctttactatggtggttccttcatgagtgacttgaagtttgtcccagattttctttgtcgttgtgcatcgtgatacccatCGGTATTCCTCGAAACTGAttgcacagttgagcaagttgatagccttggcattgagctccaccttctttctgtcttcttcggtccaaCTGACTTCTGGTTTAAGGGAgactactccttcagcacttgtggtGGTTGGATATTGAGGACCCTCCAGGATGATCTTTCATAGTCTGTAATCTACTGCTTgcacaaaaatcttcattctctccttccaataggtgtaattttttccattgaaaagaggaggtatgttgcttgactgtccttctgtcagattgtaggacaccaaGTTTGAGCCACTGTTCTCggccatctggatcttttctccaagctacaaagcttggtctctttgagaccaagctctgataccaattgatggttttcagtggctaagagagggggattgaatcttagcccctttttcgctTATTAaaacttgctggtctttgaaacaacttctgggaactttttaatttttgtctcgtacccagccacgagactttttctttttatctcgtaacccggccgagatatttttcagttttatctcctatgcagcagaaacagaaatggagtagaaaaaagagagagaatcacaccgcgaaatatcctggttcagctgccaagtgcaatgcaacctacatccagtctccatcacaataatgatggaatttcactataatcttcatgattacatacaccaattctccctaggaactacccttcctatccgggacaagtccagaatctaaaccccaatcctgaacttgacttgatcacagccaagctttcaactgctaagtgctaacccaacttgcaaggaaatttccacagaatcatgaaacacaacacagatgtacaaaggacttttaaggacatctatggttttttcttttaattttacactctctgccttttttcgctctatggatTTTTCTTacaacctcactgtttgcctttttccatgagactcaagataaacaaaattaaacagaaaattacaaaatagaaaacattgaaggagaagaacttctgttagcttaggtagctatgagaactctgtgctttgcactctcactccttgcctCAAGTTctggctgttcacccttatttatagaaggggaagcctccaaggttgaagctCTTGAACCGAGCcaactttttcttcttcatgcaaaaccGGTTCatccagagagagaagagaggaaaccgaatgctatatccaacatgcaattacctctgtgtcttccTTTTGCACCAAGCTCCATCAATTCGAGCCTTCCATCTTGTCTTGCACTCTAAGAAGgactcctagcccttgatgagttcttgatgatgaaagcttcatctgctccaacttCTGCCTCATCCACCacgtagctacagtggctaccccctgtagtggttgagcaaaagcagagacaagccatccctccaaggatcttctttcTCTGACCGAAGTGGATCTccaccatttttggtatggagagctTTTGATCACTTCACCACATCTTACCTTATGTGGTAAAGATCTCAGCCACTTCATACTtcagattttcttttttcttgaatCCATCATTACCATGGCCTTGCTCCTAGCTTCTTCTCTTTTCTGATAGCTTGCATTAGCTTCCTTGCTTCCTCTGTGAAGTGACCGAATGcaagaagagagatgagagagaagaaagagaaatttgaACAATAATCAATGAAATTGATAAAGTGAATTAAGTTTTCCACTTTCCTTTGTTGAGTAGCGTGTAACACTAATGATAGCAATCTAATCAATTGCTATTTTCTCTCTCATGGTTCCAATGCAATTAAAGCAAGTTTAATAACTTTGAAATCCACCAAAAGAAGAGAATGGGATCCATGGAAGCATGCATggttccctctttttcatttttccaatTTGAACCAAGCTTAGTGGATCTCTTCTTCAAAATAGATTTGGGCTAATAATAATTGAATTTGGCCCAACTCTTACACTATCAATTCAGCTATATAACTTAAATATTTTCTTGAACAAGGCTGATTGTATTGGGTTTGTTTGTCAAGATTCTGGCCCAATTAACAAAACATTATTTCAGTCTTGCATATGCAGATAATTAATGTTTGATAATTTAAAacggatttggattctctaaagtttaaattttattttagaaagtaaagtgtgatctcttattatttattttataggtgaaattaaaaataaatatgagagaaaaattATTTAAGGATAAAAGATCACATTTTACCTtctaaaatacaaatttaaaatttaaaaaatccaaattcattttttgttggtgacttaaaagaaaataaacaaaaactaagaaagaaaaaaaaaaaacaagaaactgcttaagaaaggcagtctcgctgaatactactctcaaactccttccaaggcaatggaagctccacttggggaagcctctccaaatagcaaacaactctccttgcaaaatgctacgactctcaattgttcccagacagcctcgttgccaccttcccttccaatctctgctaacacaagcaaaactaactcgagcaccactgccaggatagctagcatcacaattaatcttaaaggtacccactgaggggggaatccaagagccactaatggttgaggggatagatagtcgttgcaactcaaaaatatttcggAGCTCCTTTTCTAAGGACAAAGTCATACTAATCACCTTGTCTGTGGTCCAATGCTCGTGAGGATGAAAGATCTCGTTATTTCTCGAacaccaaatccaccagagacCAAAAAAGAATCTAAAAGGGCACTGTTTGCTATTATATAAAAACCAACTCATCAAATTCACTGGTTGATCAGAGATCCTTAAAGCTTGCCAAACAAGTTGGGCTTTAAAACAAGTGTAAGGCTACTCTTAAATTAATGACACATAGAAAGGACCAATgagaaatcatcatcatcattttggCACACCCAAGGGAACTAGAACCGAAACATTATACTCTATACATATTCATGTGCCAAGTGGGAGGTGATCGATAAGTACTACGAGAACAACGATATATAGATATGGATGTACTCTtgattttctcatatatatatatttcttaacTNNNNNNNNNNNNNNNNNNNNNNNNNNNNNNNNNNNNNNNNNNNNNNNNNNNNNNNNNNNNNNNNNNNNNNNNNNNNNNNNNNNNNNNNNNNNNNNNNNNNNNNNNNNNNNNNNNNNNNNNNNNNNNNNNNNNNNNNNNNNNNNNNNNNNNNNNNNNNNNNNNNNNNNNNNNNNNNNNNNNNNNNNNNNNNNNNNNNNNNNNNNNNNNNNNNNNNNNNNNNNNNNNNNNNNNNNNNNNNNNNNNNNNNNNNNNNNNNNNNNNNNNNNNNNNNNNNNATGCATCTATGAACACATTTTTCTGCATGTAGAGTGTGATTAAAGTAACTAAATGTGTATCCTTCATCCACAGAATCAAATTTGGATATATACCTTGGTCTTTAATTTTTGTGGTATATGCTCAATATATAGGGTACTTATTGTTACCGATTTGGAATATGATATTTTATTCGCTTTATATACGTAACATGTAAATATGACCATATATTGTTAAATATTAGTCACCAAAAAGAATATATTGTTAAATactaattcctaattaataaatagAAAAACAGTCAATGGGATTAGAATATCGTCAAGTAACAATTTTCCCACATTTCAAAAGTTTAGAGAAAAAGGCGATTCTCACATTTAGATAAGGGGACATCCataattttattattgttcttttgAATTCTTCAAGCTAGACAATGCTTATATTGGCATAACATAGCcactttaaatttttaatatgaaaatgatgatcttttttattttgggtAACCATTCTATGAATGCTCTCCAAAATATAATAAGTACTTATTATATTAATATGTATATATTCTTGTTACTTTAAAGATAATTTCATTAGAAAAAGTAAATATATGAGAGGTCTAGTATTATAATGGAAGTAGACAGCAACAAAAGTTCTATATATAGCGTGGGAGATAATAATTAAGAATATGCTAAGAATATTTTTAATgttagttttagttttaattttattttaaatttgatgatTATCAGTGACGAAGAGAAAGGGGAGTTGaatcttgattttttttttgcttagTTTTAACTTTCGCTTCTAATTAAAAGAACTTAagagatattttatttttgtctcctgTCAAGTTAGGAGATACTTTTCATTTTGTCTCTTGAATTACAGAAACAGTAaaagagtagagaagagagagTGACATCCAAATGTATCCTGATTCAGTTACtcagtgcaatgtagcctacatccagtctctatcacaattatgatggaatttcactatctttttcaTAAGATACATACACCAATCTTTTCCTACGATCTACTCAATCCTATCTTGGATAAATTCAGATTCTAACTCAATCTGAATTTGACTAGACTTTAATCTAGCTTTTAACAGTCAAGTGCTAACCCAATTTGTAAAGGAATTCCCACAAGATCATAAAACAAAACAGAAAGATGTATAAAAAAAAACTGAGACATCTTAAGCCTTTTTCTCCAAGTTTTACTCACTGTCTTTTAcctctcattggctttttcttacaaatctcaccatgtttgcctttttcaatgagactcaaacaaacaaaactgaaaaaaaaatactaaatgagaaccatgaaggagaagaactcaacAAGTTTAGAAAGCTATGAGAACCAAACTCTGTACTTTGTTCTTACTCACTTGCTTTCAACCATTGGCCGTTCATCCTTAGAAGAGTGAAGCTTTCAAGGTTGAAGCTAGTTCAAGATCCATTctgtcttcttctccttcttctgaaTTCGCAGCGGCTTCATCAGTGACGAGAGAGAAGGCCGAATCTGTTGCATGTAGCATACCTACTCTCGTCCTTTTTcttcaagcttcttcaattttgaCAGTAAAAATTTGCTTTGACTCCAAATTTTGATTTAGACCGTGGACGAGCTTCTGACCATAGTTGACTTCACTTTCTCCATAGTTGCTTGATTTGTACTTGAGACTTTGTGAATTTTTTCTTGGTTCCTTGGTGTAACACAAATGAGGGAATATACTTTTTGATGTGTTCTGACCATATGAAACTGGCTACTTGGTTGTAGCCCTTTCTTCTTGCTCGGATTTGGAAACAAATGTTTTGTTCCTCAACCCATCATAGCTTCTGcactttcttttactttctttctttcttgcgaATGACGTGACCAAAGTGAAAGGATAAAGGAGAGAGGATTTGACTTTTGGTGGAAGCCAAGTgagattaaagtgaattgaacTTGGGGTTCAAGTTTCTTAGAGTGTAGAAGTTGGTGACTTGGTTGAAGTGTGATGGATTCTGAATGTGATTACCAAATGAGCTTGTATTGGATCAATACATTCTTGTTTCATTTTCTTAGTCCATCTTGTTTATTTGTTCCATGTGTCatgtattaattattttttctatacATCAAACCAAACTTATTAAACAAACAATTGGTGAATGCATAATAATGTTTGTTTATCACTTGGATtaatttttcaaactcaacaaaatTTTATAAGATGACACATAAATATTTGTGGGGTTATATGTCAtgaaaactaatttaaaattaaaagtgaatTTTGCTTCTTCAATACTTAgttttaatttagttaaattttatattatttttaattattttatcaatATAATTATTCAAATAATANNNNNNNNNNNNNNNNNNNNNNNNNNNNNNNNNNNNNNNNNNNNNNNNNNNNNNNNNNNNNNNNNNNNNNNNNNNNNNNNNNNNNNNNNNNNNNNNNNNNNNNNNNNNNNNNNNNNNNNNNNNNNNNNNNNNNNNNNNNNNNNNNNNNNNNNNNNNNNNNNNNNNNNNNNNNNNNNNNNNNNNNNNNNNNNNNNNNNNNNNNNNNNNNNNNNNNNNNNNNNNNNNNNNNNNNNNNNNNNNNNNNNNNNNNNNNNNNNNNNNNNNNNNNNNNNNNNNNNNNNNNNNNNNNNNNNNNNNNNNNNNNNNNNNNNNNNNNNNNNNNNNNNNNNNNNNNNNNNNNNNNNNNNNNNNNNNNNNNNNNNNNNNNNNNNNNNNNNNNNNNNNNNNNNNNNNNNNNNNNNNNNNNNNNNNNNNNNNNNNNNNNNNNNNNNNNNNNNNNNNNNNNNNNNNNNNNNNNNNNNNNNNNNNNNNNNNNNNNNNNNNNNNNNNNNNNNNNNNNNNNNNNNNNNNNNNNNNNNNNNNNNNNNNNNNNNNNNNNNNNNNNNNNNNNNNNNNNNNNNNNNNNNNNNNNNNNNNNNNNNNNNNNNNNNNNNNNNNNNNNNNNNNNNNNNNNNNNNNNNNNNNNNNNNNNNNNNNNNNNNNNNNNNNNNNNNNNNNNNNNNNNNNNNNNNNNNNNNNNNNNNNNNNNNNNNNNNNNNNNNNNNNNNNNNNNNNNNNNNNNNNNNNNNNNNNNNNNNNNNNNNNNNNNNNNNNNNtatattttatatttttaatgtgatattaattttattttataaattaattttaatataaattttaaatttaaattaatttattttttaaaaatataaaaaataatcctCCAAAAATACTCAATTAAAAATGCTCTAAGCTAGCAATGACCTCACCCATTATTGCATTGCATCTCTTTAAATACATTCACTTTTTTGACAAAATGTAGACCCAACTCTTAATTTATTTGGGTGTTGGAAAATTGGGAAAGGAATCCATATGTTTAACCtccacaaaaaaatataaaaataagttaACTAGCATTTGATACTATACCATTTTAGTTATTTGGGGTTATAATAATGAGTAATGATATAaaaatgagtaaagtatcgtttttgtccctaccgtttggggtaaattctatttgtgttcctaacgtttaaatcgtcctatttgtatccttaacgtttgtaaaagtgattcaatgttatcctgccgtcaattacacatcatgaacgctttagtttgagttttaaaaatcttttcttgaagttagaatacaaatgtctgggatagaatcgatgatccactccgaaaaatagctcatcaaaagttgaaactaattcctacaacatttacataattcacttttctagggacataattgaatctaaatacaaatagtgggtataatattaaaatcgaacacatccaagtgagacctattTGATAATGAATACATCTAactgagaataattgaaaaatataatctgatttgttagtataattgatagtaggatagataaaataaagaaaagagggGCTAGGAACTAGGAAGACGGCTGGTGGGTATGCCTGAGCCTCAAAATTTCCCTTTAACGTTCTTTCACCATTTTTAAAAGTTTTATTACAACTATTCATCTTCCAATTTTAAGTAAAAGCTAAAATGAATTATGTTGTGATAATTATTTTAAGAAACCTGATATATATGTGTCTTAGATATTTAGTGCatgcttgaaaaaaaaaagtgttgttATGTACCAATCCATAAACATTCAGTCATCTTTTCATATTTATAAGACTTTTAAATGTATTAAAGTAGTTAAATCAAACACTTCAATACTCTATTTAATTATACAAGGACTTAGCTTATAGTATGAGGACCAAGAACATTTTAAAAGATAGTCAAaaagataaaaatgaaaaaaagttaCAATAAACActcaaattgattttttttttaaaattaattgacattttattttttttttaatttttttttattttctaagagTTTTTTTTTNNNNNNNNNNNNNNNNNNNNNNNNNNNNNNNNNNNNNNNNNNNNNNNNNNNNNNNNNNNNNNNNNNNNNNNNNNNNNNNNNNNNNNNNNNNNNNNNNNNNNNNNNNNNNNNNNNNNNNNNNNNNNNNTCAAtgcttgtaaaaaataaaaatttattaaaaatcaaaatatcTAACTTAAAATTTATCAAAGACCATTTTAGATATGGTGaagtcaacttcacatgaagttgatatctgagaaccgttagatgaaaatttagtcaaatcagtcaaatcatctaacgactttcaggtatcaacttcacgtaaagtcgactgcacctgagtttccaccttaaaAAGGTTAACTATAGTATATCTATATTCAATTATGTTACgtgtagacaaaaaaaaaatcatttctNNNNNNNNNNNNNNNNNNNNNNNNNNNNNNNNNATTtggtaaatatttttttgtgtgtatatgtaatcttttttatttatatatttattcatGAGAATATTTCTTATGATGAGTCACCCTCTCCCTCGCCATATAgtgattttatatatatatgcggTAGAAAAAAGCCATTGAACAAGTTATATTGCCTTCTTGTATACTACTTAATTAGCCTTCTCTTATTTATTTAGTCTTCATTcatttctacttcttcttcttcctcttcttctcaaGTTGCATGCTTTTATGATATCTATCTATTAATAACTATTTATGTATTTTCTGGATGGTGATATTACATAGTACAATTAAGTTGTTCAAACCTCTTCCTTCTtaactctctttctttatcttaTTAGAACATATATTGTAAGAGAAATCAAATGTTGTTTCCAATGAGGTTTTGTGTAGCTGCTATGTTATCAATGGCTGTGTTAGGAACACTTGGAGCTTCTATGAACACTGTTGAAGCAAGTCCAGGGCCAAGGAGGATTCTCTTGGACACAGATGTTGATACTGATGATTTCTTTGCTCTTCTCTACCTCTTGAAATTAAACAGATCACAGTTTCACTTAGAGGTCATTTTGTTATTatgcttttctcttttcttcttgattGGAATATGCTTTGTGTATTGCTGAATCAATCAGCTAATTTCACAGTGAAAAAAGGGaactttttgtttttaaaaataaaggGTATATTTCAAAAGTTGCATATATAGTGCTCTCTGCTTTATCTTGTGAAGTTGACATTCTTTACTCTGCAGGCAGTGACCATCAATGCAAATGCTTGGACTAATGCCGGCCATGCTGTGAACCAGGTTTATGATTTGCTTTACATGATGAACAGAGATGATGTAGCAGTTGGAATTGGAGGTGAAGGTGGAATTCTCCCAAATGGTACCATCCTTCCAAATGTTGGTGGCTATGTTCCAATTATTGATCAGGGAATGAGAACAACAGGAGGGTGCAGATACAGGCAAGCAATTCCTATTGGTCTAGGAGGGAGATTAGATATTGATGCAAATTATGGAATCCGGAAAGCTTTCCTTCCACAGGTATCAAAATCAATGTTTAATTActctataaaatattaaaaaatgttGTTAATTCTGTATACTCATGATGATGAAATTAGGGCAGAAGGAAATACACTCCCTTAAGGCAACCAACTTGTCAACAAGTGCTTATTGACAAAATATCTCAAGGTCCTATAACTTTGATTGTGATTGGAGCACATACCAACTTGGCTATTCTTTTCATGACTCATCCACACCTCAAGAAAAATGTGGACCATATTTACATCATGGGTGGTGGTGTAAGGTCAAGAAATCCAACTGGTTGCTGCCCCAAGAATGCCTCCTCTGCCTGCGTGGCACGTCAGTGCGGCGACCATGGCAATTTGTTCACAGACTATACTAGTAATCCTTATGCAGAGTTCAACATTTTTGGAGACCCTTTTGCAGCATATCAGGTTATTACTTGCAAAGCAATTAAACTCTTATCTAAGTTAATTTAGACAAATCAAAGTGTttgattattattgttattatgatAGGTGATTCATTCTGGTATCCCTGTGACCCTTGTTCCTCTTGATGCCACAAACACAATCCCTATCACTAGAGAATTCTTTGATGAATTTGAAAAGAGTCAAGAAACTTATGAGGCACAATACTGCTTCAAGTCCTTGAAAATGGCTCGAGATACTTGGTTCGACGACCAATTCTACACGGTAATTTGTACATTCATTCCCATGATTGATTGATTGGTTTTGCACTTGTTAACATAGCATTGTTGTTGGCAGAGTTATTTCATGTGGGATTCATTCACATGTGGTGTGGCAGCCTCAATCATGATGAGTAACTCTAAAGGAGAAAATGAATTTGCTGAGATGGAATATATGAACATAACTGTAGTTACATCAAATAAACCTTATGGAGTATATGATGGATCAAACCCATTATTTGATGGCCTCAAAGTTCCTAAATTCAATCTAAAGAAAGGTGATTTGCATAGTGGTCATGTCCAAACAGGACTTAGAGATCCATTTTGCATTCTGAAGAATGGTAAAGGGAAATGTCAGGTAACTCCATTTATCATTTAACTTAATTTACTTATAGTATAATGTTTTATGTATTAATTTTGTATTGCAAAATGTTGTATAGGATGGTTATACAGCTGAGGAAAATGGTACAGACTCAGTGAGGGTACTTGTGGCCACAAAAGCTAAGTCTAACCGAGATGTTAATAGTTTACTTGACAGAGAATTTTTCATAAGCTTCTTGAATGTAAGTTCACTATCTTGTACATGTTATATTATTATTTTGTATAATTTGAGTGTTTGAAATGATACTAGTATCTGAATTATAGGTTCTAAAGCAAGGAGAAAATGCAGGGAGGTTCAATTTCAGCACACAATTTCCATACTACAGAGAAGTAACTTACATGCCAGATTTTGCAAATATAAGACTAGGGAAGCCTGTTGTGTTTGACATGGACATGAGTCCTGGAGATTTTCTTGCCCTATTTTACCTCCTTAAAGTTCCTGTTCAACTCATCAACCTTAAGGTGTTGTAACattttagagaaaaggacaaataggttccTAACTTTTTGTCCCGCGAACATTTTCGTCCCagaccattgaaaaatattttaagtccctgaccttcacaaaacttagacggatcagtccctccgtccaaatgcctccgtcagggattgATCCGtctaaatgcctccgtcagggactgatccgtccaagttttgtgaaggtcagggacttaaaagtatttttcaatggttagagACGAAAATGTTCGCGGGGCAAAAAGTTAGGGATCTATTTGtctttttttcaatattttattttggattAAGCTCTTCTAGAATGGAAAAATTGGTAAAATGATAAAGtagtattttaattatccttAGATTAAAATAATAAGACTAACAAATgataaaaattat is a window encoding:
- the LOC107638534 gene encoding uncharacterized protein LOC107638534 isoform X2, with amino-acid sequence MLFPMRFCVAAMLSMAVLGTLGASMNTVEASPGPRRILLDTDVDTDDFFALLYLLKLNRSQFHLEVYDLLYMMNRDDVAVGIGGEGGILPNGTILPNVGGYVPIIDQGMRTTGGCRYRQAIPIGLGGRLDIDANYGIRKAFLPQGRRKYTPLRQPTCQQVLIDKISQGPITLIVIGAHTNLAILFMTHPHLKKNVDHIYIMGGGVRSRNPTGCCPKNASSACVARQCGDHGNLFTDYTSNPYAEFNIFGDPFAAYQVIHSGIPVTLVPLDATNTIPITREFFDEFEKSQETYEAQYCFKSLKMARDTWFDDQFYTSYFMWDSFTCGVAASIMMSNSKGENEFAEMEYMNITVVTSNKPYGVYDGSNPLFDGLKVPKFNLKKGDLHSGHVQTGLRDPFCILKNGKGKCQDGYTAEENGTDSVRVLVATKAKSNRDVNSLLDREFFISFLNVLKQGENAGRFNFSTQFPYYREVTYMPDFANIRLGKPVVFDMDMSPGDFLALFYLLKVPVQLINLKGIIVSPTGWANGATIDVVYDILHMMGRDDIPVGLGDMFAMNQSDPTFSAVGSCNYAKAIPNGYGGFLDSDTLYGLARHLPRSPRRYTAENSVEFGAPRDTDHPELRQPLAMEIWDSILQKTNPHSKITVLTNGPLTNLAKLVSISNISSRIQEVYVMGGHMSKNGSDKGNVFSIPSNEYAEFNMFLDPLAAKTVFESQVNITLIPLSVQQSATSFSTILSSLHCKQKTPEAVFSKRLLSRLHYLKQIHHRYQHMDTFLGEILGAVVLANGPSSIDANFEMKPIRVLAQGDESIDGITVVDEKHGKLVRILSHVDEKAYHSLYVKRLGDLNQSAKVASFEEQRRQWSHPHP
- the LOC107638534 gene encoding uncharacterized protein LOC107638534 isoform X3 — translated: MLFPMRFCVAAMLSMAVLGTLGASMNTVEASPGPRRILLDTDVDTDDFFALLYLLKLNRSQFHLEAVTINANAWTNAGHAVNQVYDLLYMMNRDDVAVGIGGEGGILPNGTILPNVGGYVPIIDQGMRTTGGCRYRQAIPIGLGGRLDIDANYGIRKAFLPQGRRKYTPLRQPTCQQVLIDKISQGPITLIVIGAHTNLAILFMTHPHLKKNVDHIYIMGGGVRSRNPTGCCPKNASSACVARQCGDHGNLFTDYTSNPYAEFNIFGDPFAAYQVIHSGIPVTLVPLDATNTIPITREFFDEFEKSQETYEAQYCFKSLKMARDTWFDDQFYTSYFMWDSFTCGVAASIMMSNSKGENEFAEMEYMNITVVTSNKPYGVYDGSNPLFDGLKVPKFNLKKGDLHSGHVQTGLRDPFCILKNGKGKCQDGYTAEENGTDSVRVLVATKAKSNRDVNSLLDREFFISFLNVLKQGENAGRFNFSTQFPYYREVTYMPDFANIRLGKPVVFDMDMSPGDFLALFYLLKVPVQLINLKGIIVSPTGWANGATIDVVYDILHMMGRDDIPVGLGDMFAMNQSDPTFSAVGSCNYAKAIPNGYGGFLDSDTLYGLARHLPRSPRRYTAENSVEFGAPRDTDHPELRQPLAMEIWDSILQKTNPHSKITVLTNGPLTNLAKLVSISNISSRIQEVYVMGGHMSKNGSDKGNVFSIPSNEYAEFNMFLDPLAAKTVFESQVNITLIPLSVQQSATSFSTILSSLHCKQKTPEAVFSKRLLSRLHYLKQIHHRYQHMKAL
- the LOC107638534 gene encoding uncharacterized protein LOC107638534 isoform X4, which produces MQIMESGKLSFHRRKYTPLRQPTCQQVLIDKISQGPITLIVIGAHTNLAILFMTHPHLKKNVDHIYIMGGGVRSRNPTGCCPKNASSACVARQCGDHGNLFTDYTSNPYAEFNIFGDPFAAYQVIHSGIPVTLVPLDATNTIPITREFFDEFEKSQETYEAQYCFKSLKMARDTWFDDQFYTSYFMWDSFTCGVAASIMMSNSKGENEFAEMEYMNITVVTSNKPYGVYDGSNPLFDGLKVPKFNLKKGDLHSGHVQTGLRDPFCILKNGKGKCQDGYTAEENGTDSVRVLVATKAKSNRDVNSLLDREFFISFLNVLKQGENAGRFNFSTQFPYYREVTYMPDFANIRLGKPVVFDMDMSPGDFLALFYLLKVPVQLINLKGIIVSPTGWANGATIDVVYDILHMMGRDDIPVGLGDMFAMNQSDPTFSAVGSCNYAKAIPNGYGGFLDSDTLYGLARHLPRSPRRYTAENSVEFGAPRDTDHPELRQPLAMEIWDSILQKTNPHSKITVLTNGPLTNLAKLVSISNISSRIQEVYVMGGHMSKNGSDKGNVFSIPSNEYAEFNMFLDPLAAKTVFESQVNITLIPLSVQQSATSFSTILSSLHCKQKTPEAVFSKRLLSRLHYLKQIHHRYQHMDTFLGEILGAVVLANGPSSIDANFEMKPIRVLAQGDESIDGITVVDEKHGKLVRILSHVDEKAYHSLYVKRLGDLNQSAKVASFEEQRRQWSHPHP
- the LOC107638534 gene encoding uncharacterized protein LOC107638534 isoform X1, yielding MLFPMRFCVAAMLSMAVLGTLGASMNTVEASPGPRRILLDTDVDTDDFFALLYLLKLNRSQFHLEAVTINANAWTNAGHAVNQVYDLLYMMNRDDVAVGIGGEGGILPNGTILPNVGGYVPIIDQGMRTTGGCRYRQAIPIGLGGRLDIDANYGIRKAFLPQGRRKYTPLRQPTCQQVLIDKISQGPITLIVIGAHTNLAILFMTHPHLKKNVDHIYIMGGGVRSRNPTGCCPKNASSACVARQCGDHGNLFTDYTSNPYAEFNIFGDPFAAYQVIHSGIPVTLVPLDATNTIPITREFFDEFEKSQETYEAQYCFKSLKMARDTWFDDQFYTSYFMWDSFTCGVAASIMMSNSKGENEFAEMEYMNITVVTSNKPYGVYDGSNPLFDGLKVPKFNLKKGDLHSGHVQTGLRDPFCILKNGKGKCQDGYTAEENGTDSVRVLVATKAKSNRDVNSLLDREFFISFLNVLKQGENAGRFNFSTQFPYYREVTYMPDFANIRLGKPVVFDMDMSPGDFLALFYLLKVPVQLINLKGIIVSPTGWANGATIDVVYDILHMMGRDDIPVGLGDMFAMNQSDPTFSAVGSCNYAKAIPNGYGGFLDSDTLYGLARHLPRSPRRYTAENSVEFGAPRDTDHPELRQPLAMEIWDSILQKTNPHSKITVLTNGPLTNLAKLVSISNISSRIQEVYVMGGHMSKNGSDKGNVFSIPSNEYAEFNMFLDPLAAKTVFESQVNITLIPLSVQQSATSFSTILSSLHCKQKTPEAVFSKRLLSRLHYLKQIHHRYQHMDTFLGEILGAVVLANGPSSIDANFEMKPIRVLAQGDESIDGITVVDEKHGKLVRILSHVDEKAYHSLYVKRLGDLNQSAKVASFEEQRRQWSHPHP